The Pyrenophora tritici-repentis strain M4 chromosome 2, whole genome shotgun sequence genome window below encodes:
- a CDS encoding Myosin-tail-1 multi-domain protein, whose translation MTSNGLRTQYPYVGDTLSPRALYDFPSPTSVYPSGIGLASPSFFPMAYQISPRFGASAFIPPADVFVDTRRETVRENGVYTPRNSRKRNSQALETDPVAMHLLVETAIGDSQHFDILTVEEVDALKQEQKALDTRLGTVRRKLESETKIRDATRSLGRLASKKGKGHKRGLSSKNSNPVQEYDAEELEGLESSNKKVEEFIRECLEIESRMRMIDMQLLMHTAAVLQLTHKGPKQNKDDSEIREDGFRRPDSPASLNTYEDARLKGIRADEFDERSLYRSPENLDNLMNLNERLRTLIIEANPERDQDYSLPPLALEGTPDASTLDRQLEFLDQGLRSISAEQANMRTNARHALSEVEGRLEGINNQLYTVVSRSDQRTEKIAPPPAITGSGSTEQLNYMENTVYTLEQMQYAIDEQINQLRSRAVPVSDSESAELAEKYENTMRGLWDMILKGEAQARERKRERRRLMEEDPDAEEQLSPDEDANANESYSLLAFSSKVQMLFSRATNLKEKQSVLMRQIKQQRELNSKSDAQKEAEFERLNTQVLSARSEKKTMEEELDRAISQLQQFDGAKINVEAQILRDTQERNAGLEAQLINVQERVMAFEKDLKEAKQRAIAYEEQLKDVQKQAVSYQSQMQEAEKRAAAYEEELKEHQERHSTYNVSSQEADQRIAGYEAQVRDAQERALMLESKLREAQDTARVEGAAIQAELAAATEKIAQTTATLMAITEAKQAAEARSLDATNMLNAKEEEFRNLEGEIVRLTTELTFAKAELDGAYGTRAQRAADAGSNPAIKKELDELSEQNKALLGELEALRKVQDVASQSEAEARRSERNLKAELSGMAAEYEALTRDAIQNEKDRDTLESQIDKLRDEKEALERDLSDEKVKWLGVRSPGMPNGGAQFDMGATSIRMLREDFRKMMRDRTAEGLKALRAEQEERRKLEAVVRQLRKDAIPQRSNLSRTMTMPG comes from the exons ATGACCAGCAATGGCCTGCGCACACAGTACCCCTACGTGGGTGACACGCTTAGTCCGCGCGCCCTTTATGACTTTCCCTCGCCCACTTCAGTCTACCCGTCCGGCATTGGGCTTGCCTCGCCCAGCTTCTTCCCCATGGCCTACCAGATCTCACCTCGGTTCGGAGCAAGTGCCTTTATTCCCCCCGCAGACGTCTTTGTAGACACCCGACGAGAAACAGTGCGCGAGAATGGCGTGTATACGCCACGAAACTCGCGCAAACGAAACTCCCAGGCCCTGGAAACCGACCCCGTGGCCATGCATCTGCTGGTCGAGACGGCCATTGGAGACAGCCAGCACTTTGATATCTTGACAGTGGAAGAGGTGGATGCGCTGAAGCAGGAACAAAAGGCTTTGGATACGCGTTTGGGGACAGTGAGGCGGAAGCTCGAGTCTGAGACCAAGATCCGCGATGCGACACGGTCCCTGGGCCGACTGGCCTCAAAAAAGGGCAAGGGACATAAGCGAGGCCTCAGCAGTAAGAACAGCAACCCGGTCCAGGAGTACGACGCCGAGGAACTCGAAGGTCTTGAATCTAGCAACAAGAAGGTGGAGGAATTTATCCGCGAGTGCCTGGAGATTGAGTCTCGCATGCGCATGATAGATATGCAGCTGCTGATGCATACCGCCGCCGTTCTCCAGCTTACGCACAAGGGCCCGAAGCAAAACAAGGACGACTCGGAAATACGAGAAGACGGCTTTCGCAGGCCCGACAGTCCGGCCAGTCTGAACACGTACGAGGATGCCCGACTCAAGGGCATCCGTGCAGACGAATTTGACGAAAGAAGCTTGTACAGATCGCCGGAGAACCTGGACAACCTTATGAAT TTGAACGAGCGCCTGAGAACGCTCATTATTGAAGCCAACCCCGAGCGGGACCAGGACTACTCTCTACCCCCGCTGGCACTCGAAGGAACGCCAGATGCTTCTACGCTGGATCGTCAGCTCGAATTTTTGGATCAAGGCCTCCGCAGTATCAGCGCCGAACAGGCAAACATGCGCACCAATGCAAGACATGCACTAAGCGAGGTAGAGGGCCGTCTTGAGGGTATCAACAATCAACTATACACCGTCGTCTCCCGATCAGACCAACGAACAGAAAAGATCGCCCCTCCACCAGCAATCACCGGCTCAGGCTCGACCGAGCAGCTCAACTACATGGAGAACACAGTCTATACTCTTGAGCAGATGCAGTACGCTATTGACGAGCAGATCAACCAGCTCCGCTCCAGAGCCGTGCCCGTGAGCGATTCGGAGAGTGCGGAATTGGCCGAGAAATACGAAAACACCATGCGGGGCCTGTGGGACATGATTCTAAAGGGCGAGGCACAAGCGCGTGAACGGAAGCGCGAACGACGCCGACTAATGGAAGAAGACCCAGACGCCGAGGAGCAGCTGTCACCAGACGAGGATGCCAACGCCAACGAATCATACTCGTTGCTTGCTTTCTCCTCCAAGGTGCAGATGCTGTTCAGCCGTGCCACCAACCTTAAAGAAAAGCAGTCGGTCCTTATGCGCCAGATCAAGCAGCAGCGTGAGCTCAACAGCAAGTCTGATGCGCAGAAAGAAGCCGAATTCGAGCGACTCAACACACAAGTGCTCAGTGCGAGATCTGAGAAGAAGACCATGGAAGAGGAGCTGGACCGGGCGATCAGTCAACTGCAGCAATTCGACGGAGCAAAGATTAACGTTGAGGCGCAGATCTTGCGTGACACTCAGGAACGCAACGCCGGTCTTGAAGCCCAGCTTATCAACGTACAAGAGCGGGTCATGGCATTCGAAAAGGACTTGAAAGAAGCCAAGCAGCGTGCTATTGCCTATGAAGAGCAACTCAAGGACGTGCAGAAGCAAGCTGTCAGCTACCAGAGCCAAATGCAAGAAGCTGAAAAACGCGCTGCGGCATACGAGGAAGAACTAAAGGAGCATCAAGAACGCCACAGCACGTACAATGTCTCATCACAAGAGGCAGATCAACGTATTGCCGGGTACGAGGCTCAGGTTCGGGATGCTCAGGAACGAGCTCTCATGCTAGAGTCTAAGCTGAGGGAAGCCCAAGATACTGCTCGAGTGGAAGGAGCAGCCATACAAGCCGAGCTCGCAGCAGCTACTGAGAAGATTGCACAAACCACGGCGACTCTCATGGCTATAACAGAAGCAAAGCAAGCAGCAGAGGCACGTTCGTTGGATGCTACCAACATGCTCAACGCCAAGGAGGAAGAGTTCCGCAATCTCGAAGGCGAAATTGTCCGTCTGACAACCGAGCTCACCTTTGCCAAAGCAGAACTCGATGGTGCTTACGGTACCCGCGCCCAACGCGCCGCAGACGCCGGATCAAATCCAGCCATTAAGAAGGAGCTGGATGAACTCAGCGAGCAAAACAAAGCCCTCTTAGGCGAACTAGAAGCTCTCCGTAAAGTTCAAGACGTGGCTTCTCAATCCGAAGCCGAAGCTCGCCGATCAGAGCGTAATCTCAAAGCCGAACTCTCCGGCATGGCCGCCGAATACGAAGCCCTCACCCGCGACGCCATCCAAAACGAAAAGGACCGAGACACCCTCGAGTCCCAAATCGACAAACTACGCGACGAAAAGGAGGCCCTGGAACGCGACCTCAGCGATGAGAAAGTCAAATGGCTCGGCGTCAGGAGTCCGGGTATGCCTAATGGCGGTGCGCAGTTTGACATGGGCGCGACTAGTATTCGCATGTTGAGAGAAGACTTCCGCAAGATGATGAGAGATCGGACTGCGGAGGGTCTGAAAGCACTGAGG GCTGAACAAGAAGAACGACGCAAACTCGAAGCTGTGGTCCGCCAGTTACGCAAAGACGCTATTCCGCAACGCTCCAATCTTTCTAGGACTATGACTATGCCTGGTTGA
- a CDS encoding SAS2, Histone acetyltransferase (MYST family) produces the protein MAELMGQTASNAEMEDIDADGEYEMDDVEYEHALPAEVAPDADALRRVATSDEEEDYEGDDAARESSDAKSSDGEVSSSADSEEENQWQASVDGEEDEVIKSSNPNVCVYCRQDEDNDPSPEFEEYLSCAVCGDNAHRQCARDAKTLSPDDNAKRWRCTECVNNFPTEDEEEEEPSARRRRSSQNKLTKELLPSHRGVDPEGHSIFKELILPDEAEDGVRSLRKRKTSHETETPMPSRQTRKKRRPSEATNSGAEPSIPAVSPRPPSRSVRSVRSVMDGHESGAEAEHTGSDREGTRLRPARARRGQPKRTDKRPLAWIEEAQGQSLIIAFHLNNEKVQKIVTSKPKKKIVLPTREQERQERRRQRDRERRERNRRAAQEARGSPDIPHYPTIHVQHPTPFAGFTDREPDETKVKPYGGVLSEADADTSKTYPSQADRKRFDDARIKAEEEWREKQAALYPPEAGRSHKQAATASKIKCVNFGGWEIDTWHAAPYPEEYSKNRVLYICEFCLKYMNSDYVAWRHKLKCPAKHPPGDEIYRDGRYSFFEVDGRKNPVYCQNLCLLAKLFLGSKTLYYDVEPFLFYVMTENDNFGCHFVGYFSKEKRPSSLNNVSCILVLPIHMRKGYGQYLIEFSYLLTRVERKTGSPEKPLSDMGLVSYRKYWRLVLCEELLQQKAAISISAISDRTGMTPDDIVSALEGLRALVRDPVTKKYALRLDLDYFKSYIEKCNAAGNPKINPECLIWTPYVMGRLGQYEDGPALQTVQQRDEVEEEEKPVPEEGVQMGKAKANGTGDEADPFGPIPTAEESVNGGSPAPGTPVPNGSTVALAGSHMDEPAIPPSRYEIFPPVPGQPAQRRRPGRPFGSRRRTSTPNRVRNTALSIHTAPVSKIQLSPSRGAKNLMSHSAPNGALTPGTISLRRTRSRLGESVTNGDDVEDGGAT, from the exons ATGGCGGAGCTCATGGGCCAAACCGCGAGCAACGCCGAGATGGAGGACATCGACGCGGACGGCGAGTACGAAATGGACGATGTCGAGTACGAACACGCCCTTCCTGCTGAAGTCGCGCCAGATGCCGACG CGCTACGTAGGGTTGCTACCTcagacgaggaagaggacTACGAGGGCGACGATGCAGCTAGGGAATCTTCGGATGCCAAGTCCAGCGACGGTGAGGTGTCGAGCAGCGCTGATTCTGAAGAAGAAAACCAGTGGCAGGCGAGCGTAGACGgcgaggaggacgaggtTATCAAGTCGTCCAACCCCAATGTATGCGT ATACTGCAGACAGGACGAGGATAATGATCCAAGCCCGGAATTCGAAGAGTATCTCTCATGTGCGGTATGTGGGGACAATG CACATCGGCAATGCGCCCGTGACGCTAAAACGCTTAGTCCCGATGACA ATGCCAAGCGCTGGCGCTGCACAGAGTGTGTCAACAACTTTCCAACTGAAGacgaggaggaagaagagcCCTCTGCTCGTCGGAGGCGTTCGTCTCAGAACAAACTGACCAAAGAGTTGCTCCCTTCACATCGTGGAGTTGACCCAGAAGGACATTCAATCTTCAAGGAGCTCATCCTTCCCGATGAAGCAGAAGATGGCGTACGTTCGTTGCGCAAACGTAAGACTTCGCATGAAACAGAAACACCGATGCCGTCAAGGCAAACACGGAAAAAGCGGAGACCTTCTGAAGCAACCAACTCGGGTGCAGAACCATCAATACCTGCAGTCTCTCCTAGACCCCCTTCTAGAAGTGTGCGTAGTGTTCGTAGCGTCATGGACGGTCATGAAAGTGGTGCCGAGGCTGAACACACTGGATCAGACCGCGAAGGCACTCGTCTACGGCCAGCGCGAGCACGTCGTGGACAGCCTAAGAGAACTGACAAACGACCACTGGCCTGGATAGAAGAGGCTCAGGGTCAAAGTTTGATCATTGCATTCCATCTTAATAACGAGAAAGTTCAGAAGATTGTCACATCAAAGCCTAAGAAGAAGATTGTCCTGCCTACCAGAGAACAGGAACGACAAGAGCGACGACGTCAAAGAGATCGGGAACGTCGCGAGAGGAATCGCCGCGCTGCACAAGAAGCACGAGGCTCACCAGACATTCCACATTACCCGACAATACATGTCCAGCACCCTACGCCTTTCGCCGGGTTTACCGACAGAGAGCCAGATGAGACCAAGGTTAAGCCCTATGGCGGTGTGCTCTCCGAGGCTGATGCCGATACCTCCAAGACTTACCCCTCACAAGCAGACAGGAAGCGATTTGACGATGCCAGGATCAAGGCTGAAGAGGAATGGAGAGAGAAGCAGGCTGCACTGTATCCGCCAGAGGCAGGGCGGTCACACAAGCAAGCAGCTACCGCTAGCAAAATCAAATGCGTCAACTTTGGAGGCTGGGAGATCGATACCTGGCATGCTGCACCATATCCAGAGGAGTACAGCAAGAATCGGGTGCTCTACATTTGCGAGTTCTGTCTTAAGTACATGAACTCGGACTACGTTGCATGGAGGCACAAG CTCAAGTGCCCGGCAAAACATCCCCCAGGCGACGAGATCTACCGTGATGGCCGATATTCCTTCTTTGAGGTTGATGGAAGGAAGAATCCCGTCTACTGCCAGAATCTCTGCCTTCTTGCCAAACTCTTCCTCGGCTCCAAAACGCTATACTACGATGTCGAGCCCTTTTTGTTCTACGTTATGACCGAGAACGATAACTTTGGCTGTCATTTTGTCGGCTACTTCTCCAAGGAAAAGCGGCCGAGCTCGCTTAACAACGTCTCCTGCATTCTGGTTTTGCCCATACACATGCGCAAGGGCTACGGACAGTACCTGATTGAGTTTTCTTACCTCCTTACCCGTGTCGAGCGTAAGACCGGCAGTCCCGAAAAACCACTCAGTGACATGGGTCTTGTGAGTTATCGCAAGTACTGGCGGTTGGTCTTGTGTGAGGAGTTGCTGCAACAAAAGGCGGCGATCAGTATCTCGGCCATATCAGATCGCACAGGTATGACGCCAGACGACATCGTATCTGCGTTGGAAGGTCTGCGGGCTCTTGTACGCGATCCCGTCACAAAGAAGTACGCGCTACGGCTCGACCTTGACTACTTCAAGTCGTACATTGAAAAGTGCAACGCTGCCGGCAATCCGAAGATTAACCCCGAATGCCTCATCTGGACTCCCTATGTCATGGGTCGACTTGGGCAGTATGAAGACGGTCCCGCCTTGCAGACAGTGCAACAGCGCGATGAGGTcgaggaggaagagaaaCCTGTGCCCGAAGAAGGCGTGCAGATGGGCAAGGCAAAAGCAAACGGCACCGGTGATGAAGCCGATCCCTTTGGGCCCATACCAACAGCCGAAGAGTCTGTCAACGGCGGCTCACCCGCACCCGGTACCCCAGTCCCCAACGGCTCTACCGTAGCGCTCGCTGGATCACACATGGATGAGCCCGCCATTCCCCCCTCCCGCTACGAGATCTTTCCCCCTGTTCCTGGCCAGCCCGCGCAAAGAAGACGACCCGGCCGCCCCTTTGGCTCTCGCCGCCGAACCAGCACCCCAAACCGCGTCCGCAACACTGCACTCTCCATCCACACCGCCCCCGTCTCCAAGATTCAGCTCTCTCCCAGCCGTGGCGCAAAGAACCTCATGTCGCACTCTGCACCAAACGGTGCCCTCACACCCGGCACCATCTCACTCCGCCGCACGCGCAGCCGACTCGGTGAAAGCGTCACGAATGGCGATGATGTCGAGGACGGCGGCGCG ACGTAG
- a CDS encoding CypX, Cytochrome P450, giving the protein MLFTLSSFSSVGVVVLLLVTSLVVEYLRNPLRKVPAAHPLAHFTSLWIHAVRWRGVENTTLKAAHDRLGPIVCLGPREISVNGVKGGIRDVYAGGFEKVCARDGYNWYSFFSNYGGVDNMFSTGSNKPHSQRKRMLSNIYSKSHVTASDALLAQASNIVYRRFLPFLERTFSEPDKGILNMYSLLSATTMDIVTCYIFGLKAGSNLIDDGQQLAWFLDLYNSRRSFNFWPQEFPRLSAFVEKWLNYRLTPKWVDVANGEIEEWTVNMCESAGAVVIAGAADVQDRPVVYQQLQQSMAKQSVKEDGLDKAIASEVLDHLAAGFDTSGITLTYVVHELSQHPDVQARLQHELLSLSPRLVPSSAPQLPDPKTVDSLPFLHAVIWETLRLHSAIPGPQPRFTPLQGCHLGPEEASYYVPGGVRVSASAGLLHLNEEVFERANEWRPERWLDMDKLGGEKRKDMESRWFWAFGSGGRMCVGSHLAVYQMKYIVAALYSSYSTSIVDDAGIEQMDSYTAPPKSEKLIVRLQKLSQE; this is encoded by the exons ATGCTCTTCACCTTGTCGTCTTTCTCCTCCGTCGGAGTCGTTGTTCTACTCCTCGTTACCAGCCTGGTCGTCGAGTATCTCCGCAACCCATTGCGCAAGGTACCTGCTGCACATCCGCTTGCGCATTTCACGTCGCTCTGGATACACGCTGTGCGATGGCGGGGCGTTGAGAATACGACGCTCAAGGCAGCACACGACCGTCTAGGTCCGATCGTGTGCCTGGGACCACGCGAGATCAGTGTCAACGGCGTCAAAGGAGGAATTCGAGACGTTTACGCAGGAGGGTTTGAGAAAGTGTGTGCTAGAGATGGATACAATTGGTATTCTTTCTTTTCAAACTATGGAGG CGTCGACAACATGTTCTCCACTGGCAGCAACAAACCGCACTCGCAGAGAAAACGAATGTTAAGCAACATTTACAGCAAGTCACACGTCACGGCAAGCGATGCATTGCTGGCCCAGGCGTCGAACATAGTCTACAGACGCTTCCTGCCGTTCTTAGAGCGAACCTTTTCCGAACCAGACAAAGGCATACTGAACATGTACTCCCTGCTTAGCGCAACGACCATGGATATTGTGACGTGTTACATCTTCGGCCTCAAGGCAGGTTCAAACCTTATTGACGACGGCCAGCAGTTGGCCTGGTTCCTGGACTTGTACAACTCGCGCCGATCGTTCAATTTCTGGCCTCAAGAGTTCCCGAGACTCAGTGCTTTTGTAGAGAAATGGTTGAACTACCGGTTGACGCCAAAATGGGTCGATGTAGCAAACGGTGAGATCGAGGAGTGGACGGTAAACATGTGCGAGAGCGCCGGTGCGGTCGTGATCGCCGGTGCTGCAGATGTCCAAGACCGGCCCGTGGTGTATCAGCAGCTGCAACAGAGCATGGCTAAGCAGTCTGTCAAGGAAGATGGATTGGACAAGGCGATCGCGAGTGAGGTGCTGGATCACCTAGCAGCTGGCTTCGATACGTCTGGAATCACACTGACCTACGTCGTCCATGAGCTGTCACAACACCCTGATGTTCAGGCCCGTCTTCAGCACGAGCTCCTCAGTCTGTCCCCGCGCCTTGTACCGTCCTCTGCACCACAGCTGCCGGACCCGAAGACAGTGGACAGCTTGCCCTTCTTGCACGCGGTTATATGGGAGACCCTGCGTCTTCACTCTGCCATCCCAGGCCCACAACCGCGATTTACTCCCCTTCAGGGCTGCCATCTAGGGCCCGAGGAAGCATCATATTATGTTCCCGGGGGAGTGCGGGTAAGCGCAAGCGCAGGCCTGTTGCATCTAAACGAAGAGGTGTTTGAGCGCGCGAACGAGTGGAGGCCAGAGCGGTGGCTAGACATGGACAAGCTCGGCGGCGAGAAGCGGAAGGATATGGAGAGCCGATGGTTTTGGGCCTTTGGGAG CGGCGGCCGTATGTGCGTTGGGAGCCATCTGGCGGTGTACC AGATGAAGTACATCGTTGCTGCGCTGTATTCGAGCTACAGCACTTCCATCGTCGATGATGCGGGTATCGAGCAAATGGACTCGTATACTGCGCCGCCAAAGAGTGAAAAGCTCATCGTAAGGCTCCAGAAGTTGTCTCAGGAATAA
- a CDS encoding NhoA, Arylamine N-acetyltransferase, whose product MSAHASYFPDQIANYFDRLGLPEETRKYNVSCLSPNDALEYLALLQKLQLAAIPFENISLHYSAHRSISIHPEEVFRKIISNGNGRGGYCMENNLLFGTLLYSLGFTMYSGGCRVQGSDSLGGWSHMVNFVTIGNIKYYVDVGFGADGPIIPMPLDRSGTVQKHIKPASARLEWKNIPGNRDPNQRLWVYEYRRDNDMEWEMKTIFTELEFLPRDYEVMNYFTSTNQRTFFTQMVVADKKILGEDGELIGKMSLAAASMKWLVNGKKTKELEFKSDAERLEALEKHFGMKLGQAEREGIAGLPSEIK is encoded by the coding sequence ATGAGTGCACACGCGTCCTATTTCCCAGACCAGATTGCAAACTACTTTGATCGTCTGGGGCTACCTGAGGAAACCCGGAAATATAATGTTAGTTGTTTGAGTCCAAACGACGCTCTGGAATACTTGGCCCTGCTTCAGAAGCTGCAGCTCGCAGCGATACCCTTTGAAAATATATCCCTGCACTATTCTGCACATCGTTCGATATCAATACACCCCGAAGAGGTGTTTAGGAAGATCATTAGCAATGGCAATGGTCGCGGAGGTTATTGCATGGAGAACAACCTGCTCTTTGGCACCCTACTGTATTCACTCGGCTTCACCATGTACTCTGGAGGCTGTCGGGTCCAGGGCAGCGACAGTTTGGGGGGATGGTCGCATATGGTCAATTTTGTCACCATTGGCAACATCAAGTACTATGTTGATGTGGGTTTTGGGGCCGATGGGCCTATCATCCCTATGCCGCTGGACCGCTCCGGAACAGTCCAGAAGCATATCAAGCCTGCATCGGCACGGCTTGAGTGGAAGAACATCCCGGGCAACAGAGACCCGAACCAGCGACTCTGGGTCTATGAATATCGTAGAGACAACGATATGGAGTGGGAAATGAAGACCATCTTTACTGAACTCGAATTCCTGCCCAGAGACTATGAAGTCATGAACTACTTCACCAGCACGAACCAGCGGACCTTTTTCACGCAAATGGTAGTAGCTGACAAGAAGATCTTGGGCGAAGATGGGGAGTTGATAGGGAAGATGAGTCTGGCAGCCGCCTCTATGAAGTGGCTTGTCAATGGTAAGAAGACTAAGGAGCTCGAGTTTAAGAGCGACGCAGAGAGGCTAGAGGCGCTGGAAAAGCACTTTGGAATGAAGTTGGGACAGGCGGAGCGCGAGGGTATTGCAGGACTTCCGTCAGAGATCAAGTAG
- a CDS encoding UshA, 5'-nucleotidase-2',3'-cyclic phosphodiesterase and related esterase, which produces MAPADDNPSAEEVLICEPTGGAPNAPPDLRLLHYNDVYHVEAGSREPVGGYARFQTLVNYYRDDKRFDGLTKLLTFFSGDAFNPSIESSITKGSHMVPVLNNIGTDVSCVGNHDLDFGVKQYRHLTAKCNFPWLLANVLDPALGDGVPLGNAKKTVMLTASNGIKVGVIGLAEREWLDTINALPPDIIYKSASETAKELIPYLKAQGAEIIICVSHQREPNDNKLAKQVGGSYIDIILGGHDHYYSYSLINGTQVLRSGTDFKQLSYIEAWRNPSGDPGWQFKITRRDIVSSIPQDPSAMALVEEQTRDIRKRLDKPIGYTAAPLDARFTTVRTRESNIGNFVCDLMRYYYSAECCIMASGTIRGDQIYPPGLLKLRDLVNCFPFEDPVVVLKVTGKAIVEALENGVSNYPALEGRFPQVSNICFEVDYGMVPGKRVGKVTIGDEDVDEGREYVLATRGYMGRGKGEFFLMSLSPSANEFRVIDGYTSLLIREEGGVAEEIVSEENGVLISTILRQYFMSLKVLGKWKRWGKSMDSKFSNIQTSLQKNSAHAFHEPSPTSPVSSPVQKKHPRIGKMAGESKDGDETEDPDAEEDEDDGAVFDDSFPIAFTERQVEVVRKVMRKWWRVAGLKGNPVPCDELGGGEFQVNWTKAIAPRLEGRIVEVGKGVVSVEA; this is translated from the exons ATGGCACCAGCAGACGACAATCCCTCGGCCGAGGAAGTGCTCATATGCGAGCCTACAGGTGGGGCGCCCAATGCCCCGCCTGACCTCCGCTTGTTACACTACAATGATGTGTACCATGTCGAAGCTGGGTCGCGGGAGCCTGTGGGAGGATATGCGAGGTTTCAAACTTTGGTCAATTACTACAGGGATGACAAGAGGTTTGATGGGCTGACgaagctcttgaccttcttTTCCGGTGATGCGTTTAATCCGAGTATTGAGAGCAGTATCACAAAGG GTAGTCATATGGTTCCTGTACTGAACAACATTGGTACAGATGTTTCATGCGTGGGG AACCACGATCTCGACTTCGGCGTCAAGCAATACCGCCATCTAACAGCCAAATGCAATTTCCCCTGGCTCCTCGCAAACGTACTGGACCCAGCCCTCGGCGACGGCGTCCCTCTAGGAAACGCAAAGAAAACAGTCATGCTCACAGCCTCCAACGGCATCAAAGTCGGCGTCATCGGGCTCGCCGAACGAGAATGGCTCGATACTATCAACGCCCTCCCGCCCGACATAATCTACAAGAGCGCCTCGGAAACCGCCAAAGAACTCATCCCATACCTAAAAGCCCAAGGCGCCGAAATTATAATCTGCGTATCCCATCAACGCGAACCAAACGACAACAAACTCGCAAAACAAGTCGGCGGCTCCTACATCGACATCATTCTCGGTGGTCACGACCACTACTACTCGTACAGTCTGATCAACGGTACACAAGTCCTACGCTCGGGAACGGACTTCAAGCAACTATCCTACATCGAAGCATGGCGTAACCCCTCTGGTGACCCAGGTTGGCAGTTCAAAATCACCCGCCGCGACATCGTCAGCAGTATCCCACAGGACCCGTCCGCCATGGCCCTAGTGGAAGAGCAAACGCGCGATATACGAAAACGGCTTGATAAACCAATCGGTTACACAGCCGCTCCTCTCGACGCGCGCTTCACAACCGTTCGAACCCGCGAATCCAACATCGGAAACTTTGTCTGCGATCTCATGCGGTACTACTACTCAGCCGAGTGCTGCATCATGGCATCAGGCACCATACGCGGCGACCAAATCTACCCGCCCGGCTTACTCAAGTTGCGCGACCTGGTCAATTGCTTCCCGTTTGAGGACCCGGTTGTTGTGCTAAAAGTCACTGGCAAGGCGATTGTAGAAGCGTTGGAGAACGGGGTGTCGAATTATCCGGCGTTGGAGGGCAGATTCCCACAGGTGTCGAATATTTGCTTTGAAGTGGATTATGGTATGGTGCCTGGGAAGAGGGTGGGGAAAGTGACGATTGGAGacgaggacgtggatgaGGGCAGGGAGTATGTACTTGCTACTAGGGGGTATATGGGGAGGGGTAAAGGCGAGTTTTTCCTTATGTCCTTATCCCCTTCTGCTAACGAGTTCCGTGTTATAGATGGTTACACATCCCTCCTCATCCGCGAAGAAGGCGGCGTAGCCGAGGAAATCGTATCCGAAGAAAACGGCGTCCTCATCTCCACCATCTTACGCCAATACTTCATGTCGCTCAAGGTGCTCGGCAAATGGAAGCGCTGGGGCAAGTCCATGGATTCGAAATTCTCCAATATTCAAACTTCGCTTCAGAAAAATAGCGCTCATGCGTTTCATGAACCGTCGCCTACATCGCCTGTTTCGTCACCGGTGCAGAAGAAGCACCCAAGGATTGGGAAAATGGCGGGGGAGAGCAAGGACGGAGACGAAACGGAGGACCCGGATGCggaggaggatgaggatgatgGTGCGGTTTTTGATGATAGTTTTCCGATTGCGTTTACGGAGAGACAGGTCGAGGTTGTGAGGAAGGTGATGCGGAAATGGTGGCGGGTGGCGGGGCTGAAGGGAAATCCGGTGCCGTGTGATGAGTTGGGAGGAGGCGAGTTTCAGGTAAACTGGACAAAGGCAATTGCACCGAGGTTGGAGGGGAGGATTGTTGAGGTTGGTAAGGGTGTGGTGAGTGTTGAGGCGTAG